One Skermanella pratensis genomic window, CGGTCGAAATAGGTTTCCAGCCGGTCGCGGCGTTCGATGTAGGAGACGCTGTGCATCAGTCGAACCCCAGCAGATCGAAGATGTCCCGGTCCTTCATGGGCTTCGGCGCCAGCGGCTCGGTCCCGGCCCACAGCGTGGCCGCCAGCCGCAGATATTCCGCCTGGACCGCCTCCAGCTCGGGCGACGGCTCCATTTCGAACAGGGTGGCCTTCTTCAGGCGGCTGCGCCGGATCGCGTCCAGGTCCGGGAAGCGGGCCAGGGTCTCCAGCCCGACGACGTTGTTGAAGCGGTCGATCTGGTCGGTCCCGGCGCTCCGGTTGGCGATCACGCCGCCCAGCCTGACATCGTAGTTGCGCGCCTTGGCGTGGATCGCCGCCACGATGCGGTTCATCGCGAAGATGCTGTCGAAGTCGTTGGCGGTGACGATCAGCGCCCGGTCGGCATGCTGGAGCGGGGCCGCGAAGCCGCCGCACACCACGTCGCCCAGCACGTCGAAGATCACCACGTCGGTGTCGTCGAGCAGGTGATGCTCCTTCAGGAGCTTGACCGTCTGGCCGACCACGTAGCCGCCGCAGCCGGTTCCCGCCGGCGGCCCGCCGGCCTCGACGCACATCACGCCGTTGTAGCCCTCGAACACGAAATCCTCGGGCCGAAGCTCCTCCGAATGGAAGTTCACCGTCTCCAGGATGTCGATCACCGTCGGGACCAGCCGCTTGGTCAGCGTGAAGGTGCTGTCGTGCTTGGGATCGCAGCCGATCTGGAGCACCCGCTTGCCCAGCTTGGAGAAAGCGACGGACAGGTTGGACGAGGTCGTGCTCTTGCCGATGCCGCCCTTGCCGTACACGGCGAAGACTTTCGCGCCTTCGATCCTGACGCTCGGGTCCAGCTTGACCTGCACGCTGCCTTCGCCATCCGGGCGTCTTAAAAGAGTGGTGGTCATGCCGCTGCCTTTTCGCTGATGCCTTCGAGCCGGTCTTCCAGGGTCTCGCCGGCCTGCCGCAGGGCCGCCAGCATGGTTTCGTCCGGCGACCAATAACGCCGCTCGTGCGCCTCGATCAGGCGGTTGGCGACCCGCGCCGACGCCTTCGGGTTAAGTTCCGCCAGCCGCTCCCGCATGTCCTCGTCGAGCAGGTAGGTCTGGGTGAGCTGCTGGTAGACCCACGGCGCCACCTGTCCCGTCGTCGCCGACCAGCCCAGGGTGTTGGTCACGTGGGCTTCGATCTGGCGCACGCCCTCGAAGCCGTGCTTCAGCATGCCCTCGTACCATTTGGGGTTCAGCACGCGGGTCCTGACCTCCAGCGCCACCTGTTCGGACAGGGTCCGGACGGTGCCTTCGCCGCGGGTCTGGTCGCCGATATAGACCGGGACGGTCGTCCCGGTGGCCCGCCCGACCGCCCGGCTGATGCCGCCGAGGTTGTCGAAGTAGTGGTCGATCGTGGTGACGCCCAGCTCGACCGATTCCAGGTTCTGGTAGGCGAGATCGACCCCCGCCAGCAGCGTCTTCATCAGCTCCGCCTGTTTGACAGGAATTCCCGACCGCCCGTAGGCGAAGCATTTCCGCCGGGTGAACGCCTCGGCCAGCTCGTCCTCCTCGGTCCAGCAGCCGCTGTCCACCATGTGGTTCAGGTTGGAGCCGTAGGTGCCGTCGGCATTGCTGAAGACCCGGAGCGCCGCCGTTTCGAAGTCGCAGCCGTGGGTGCGCTGGTGCTCCAGGGTGTGCTTCCGCACGAAGTTGAGGTCCAGCGGCTCGTCGGCGCCGGCCGCCAGGAACGCCGCCTCGGCGAGCAGCTT contains:
- the bchL gene encoding ferredoxin:protochlorophyllide reductase (ATP-dependent) iron-sulfur ATP-binding protein encodes the protein MTTTLLRRPDGEGSVQVKLDPSVRIEGAKVFAVYGKGGIGKSTTSSNLSVAFSKLGKRVLQIGCDPKHDSTFTLTKRLVPTVIDILETVNFHSEELRPEDFVFEGYNGVMCVEAGGPPAGTGCGGYVVGQTVKLLKEHHLLDDTDVVIFDVLGDVVCGGFAAPLQHADRALIVTANDFDSIFAMNRIVAAIHAKARNYDVRLGGVIANRSAGTDQIDRFNNVVGLETLARFPDLDAIRRSRLKKATLFEMEPSPELEAVQAEYLRLAATLWAGTEPLAPKPMKDRDIFDLLGFD